A region from the Hypanus sabinus isolate sHypSab1 chromosome 22, sHypSab1.hap1, whole genome shotgun sequence genome encodes:
- the pwwp2b gene encoding PWWP domain-containing protein 2B, with product MAALSPEPGAAAGLRAGAQLSVTVEHVVSGTLVVSTNFGGSSFTGILIDMAKKSGLYGLLPNQFPVESCTSELLDGKEQPVCQTESQLCNLQHPKMSNREQVSPLQPLPKTVPCFPPYCEGVPLPQPLVLRQTYNQWVPQPPPRTIKRTKRRLSRNRDPGKLIMSTIRLRPRQVLCEKCKNTLNREEEDDDDKDRHSNKNDKKTSMEENEKRKSEVMCCENRKIKKEKKEDKFSSEMVHRSPVIKISYSTPQGKGKVVKIPSRVHGSVEPFCPKRLVQNESVDQDKNTHCDEMEVLQEKSFSSPSGTIPKLKLTRPLHSMADIPPPRIRLKPHRLSNGDNVAIYKAELVDNINSEVQPARRSDSGALHSEESTGKSSVETSGSSGEEDQWRYKRSRRSKDQDDLTVYLSYRKKRADSSSLSVCSNDSLDESKSSSSEITSPEICDFAPGDDASVSSSSKEEKTVPPLTVRLHTKTVTKCVTTEGRTISVGDIVWGKIHGFPWWPARILGISVNKKENGTPVWQEARVSWFGSPTTSLLSVSKVSPFLEYFKLRFNRKKKGVYRRAITEAAKAADHLTPEIRSLLSQYET from the exons ATGGCGGCGCTCAGCCCGGAGCCCGGAGCCGCAGCGGGGCTACGAGCCGGCGCCCAGCTCTCCGTCACTGTGGAACACGTCGTGAGCGGCACCTTAGTGGTGTCCACCAACTTCGGAGGCAGCAGCTTCACCGGGATCCTGATAGACATGGCCAAAAA GTCTGGTTTGTATGGTTTACTACCAAACCAGTTTCCTGTTGAATCATGCACCAGTGAACTCCTTGATGGGAAAGAACAGCCAGTCTGTCAGACTGAGTCTCAGCTCTGCAACTTGCAGCATCCCAAGATGTCAAACAGAGAACAAGTTTCACCTCTTCAGCCATTACCAAAAACTGTGCCTTGCTTTCCACCTTATTGTGAAGGTGTACCTCTGCCACAACCTCTGGTATTGAGACAAACTTACAATCAGTGGGTTCCCCAGCCTCCACCTCGGACAATCAAACGCACCAAAAGGCGCCTGTCAAGGAATCGTGATCCTGGTAAGCTTATAATGAGCACCATTAGATTGCGACCTAGGCAGGTACTGTGTGAAAAGTGCAAAAACACACTAAATCGTGAGGAAGAGGATGATGATGACAAAGATAGACACAGCAATAAGAATGACAAAAAGACTAGCATGGAAGAAAATGAAAAGAGGAAATCTGAGGTAATGTGTTGCGAAAATAggaaaataaaaaaggaaaagaaagaggatAAATTTTCTAGTGAGATGGTGCATCGAAGCCCAGTAATTAAAATATCATACAGCACTCCTCAAGGGAAAGGAAAGGTGGTGAAAATTCCATCACGGGTACATGGCTCAGTTGAGCCATTTTGTCCTAAACGGTTAGTTCAAAATGAAAGTGTGGACCAGGACAAGAACACACATTGTGATGAGATGGAGGTTCTTCAAGAAAAGTCGTTTTCTAGTCcatctggaaccattccaaagcTAAAACTAACTAGGCCTTTGCATTCCATGGCAGACATCCCACCACCTAGAATTCGATTAAAACCTCATCGGCTCAGTAACGGGGACAATGTTGCAATTTATAAGGCTGAGCTTGTAGATAATATAAATAGTGAAGTGCAACCTGCACGGAGATCAGATAGTGGTGCACTTCATTCTGAAGAATCCACAGGAAAGAGTTCGGTGGAGACATCAGGGAGTTCTGGAGAGGAGGACCAATGGAGGTATAAAAGGAGTCGTCGAAGCAAGGATCAAgatgatctgactgtatatttaaGTTATAGGAAAAAAAGAGCAGATTCATCAAGTTTATCAGTCTGTAGTAATGATAGTCTAGATGAATCGAAGTCTTCTAGTTCAGAAATAACTTCACCAGAAATATGTGATTTTGCACCTGGAGATGATGCATCTGTGTCATCTTCTTCCAAAGAAGAAAAGACTGTGCCACCCTTAACTGTGAGACTTCATACCAAAACTGTCACAAAATGTGTAACAACCGAAGGCAGGACTATATCCGTTGGCGATATTGTATGGGGGAAGATTCATGGCTTCCCTTGGTGGCCTGCACGCATTCTTGGCATTAGTGTTAACAAGAAGGAAAATGGGACTCCGGTGTGGCAGGAAGCCAGGGTGTCTTGGTTTGGATCACCTACAACATCGCTGCTTTCTGTGTCAAAAGTCTCGCCATTTTTGGAGTATTTTAAGTTGAGGTTTAACAGGAAGAAGAAAGGAGTGTACCGCAGGGCGATTACAGAAGCTGCAAAAGCAGCTGATCACCTGACACCTGAAATCCGATCTCTCCTTTCGCAATATGAAACTTAA